The Nymphaea colorata isolate Beijing-Zhang1983 chromosome 7, ASM883128v2, whole genome shotgun sequence DNA window CCGCGAGGGTTCGGTTCAGCATCTCCAAGTCCATCGTCTGGGTGTCGGTGGTGGTGTTCATGATGGCGCTGATCGTTGGGATCTTCATGCTTGTGACGGTGAAGAAGGCGGTCATCCTGTTCGTCATTGCTGGAGTCGCAACGCCCGTGGTGGTGCTGCTCGCCTGGAACTTGGCCTGGGGAAAGCGAGGGCTTCTTAGGTTCTTGGCCAATTACCCTGATGCGGAGCTCAGAGCGGCCAAGGATGGGCAATACGTGAAAGTCACAGGGGTAAGAAGATTCCCTCCGCCGACAATTCCAACTTGCTTCTTTGCcttgcttcctttttctttctgaatttTATAGAAAATGGTTATGTGGAGGGGTCCATTTTAGATGTTGGAAGAGTCATTATATAAATGGCACCGCCGAAACGTgcctcatttatttttttggctcAATTATAAGGCAAATTGAAGGTCTAAAAGAATCTTTTTGCTCCATTGCATGATCAGCTGCATTGTTCCCCTCCATGCATATGAATAAAGATCTTCAGGAGAAAGCTAAGGGCATAATTTTGAAGGCATTTAGCCTATTCAATGGTCTAAGTAGTATTCTCTAAGGATCAAAATACAATGGCAGTGTGTCTTGTATTCGGTCCAGCTGCTAATGCCAAAATGAGAACTAAACCTGGAATTAGTGTAAGAATCGTCTATGATTCTATGGTCTATCTTCATTTTACTTCTTGCTGGGGTTTTTGGTAATGCAGCGCCACAATCACCTAGATGACCAGCAAGTGACCCCGCATAAAGGTTGATATTTTCGTGAAGGGTTGATAATTTACTACATGAATTACATTTCATTCCTTAATGAAGAATATCTGCTGTTGAGTTGTTCCTGTTATCTTTTGTGTTTGCTGTTGCGCCAAAGTTGTGTTTCATAACGATCATCAAGGTTTCATTGAGACAATTCTTTTTTCCGTATGTTCTGTTGCGGGGTCTTTAATTTTGTATAACTGCAAACATGGAAATCGTTTTGTAAGGTAATGGGAAAAAGGGAAATACTCTTGCtggaatgtttttcttttacttgtgACAACATATGTAACACGGACTCTTTGTGGAGGTTGCAGCACCCGCATGGTGTCAGTGCAGGTCCAACACACCAAATGCAATCGTCAGCTTGTTGAGTGTGCTCAGCTAAATATATGCACATTGGAGATGATTTCTTGAGTTTTGTAAAAATGTCAAGATGTCCACATGAAAATGGTGTAAGAATGGATTATGTGATTCACTAAGCAAAGATGCACTTTTCAAGTATTATCACAATGTATCTTCAATTTCAGATATTGGTAACAAAGGTAGCAGATTGAGTAGTTTAATAATCATGATCACAAATCAAATCTAGGTTACAAGATGAAATTCTTATTTCTCCTTTTTGGTCAATGGAATTCTCAGTTAACAAAACTGgacaaaaactttgaaaatcaaGTATCTCATCCAAAATGCAGATTAAATGACCAAACAATTTCTGTGTCAAATTCTTGGTATTTGCAATCTTTGCAGTGGTTCCTCCAAACGTTTTCTTATGTCTTTGCTTTGCCCTACGTAGCAAAGCCCATGGTAAAATGTCTTTTGAatccttttattattttattttatttacaagaTGGCAAACTAAGTCTGTGATAAAATGTTTGCATAGCTGTATTTCCAAAAGATATCTGGTCATTATAATGTACACTGTCAGCATCCCTTTCTGTTTATATGCATCTGTATactaaatataatttttaaagaCTTTCATTACCACCATGCCTGACTGATTGCTAGTTCAGACTTTTGTTCTTTTGGTAGCTTGTCATTCAGCTGTTCCCTAATTTGAAGGCTGCCAAGAGCACTACTTTTATCTCAAGCTGTTTCTTGTTCATGAATTGGGCCTAAGCTAGCTTGTTGAGTTGTTATGGATCACTGTTTTGGTTCACTAGTTCTTTTAATTGAATTATTCCAACTTATatcagtttctcattttttttcaatgtcgGAAAAGGATCCTAGTTGCCGTGTGCTTCTCCAGTAGCTTTGTTGTGACTTGTGTGAATCATGGTCCATTTGTTGTTTAATGATCCATTTGTTGTTTATCATGGCTTTTGTAGGTTGTCACTTGCGGCAGTATTCCACTTGAATCCTCATACCAGAGGATTCCAAGGTGCATCTATGTATCCACAGGACTGTATGAGTACCGAGGATGGGGTGCAAAGCCTGCAAATTCTAATCATCGTTGCTTTACATGGGGTTTGAGGCATTTAGAGGTCAGTACCTGCAATTCCTAGGTTTCCACTaatattttgctttcatttttttcaaaagttgatttTTAAAGCATGCTGGGGTTTAATCCTCGGTAAATTTGAGCCTGCTACAGGTTCTGTGATGACTTCCAAATTTTGCTACCGTCCGCCACTTTCACATCTGGGCTTCTGCTTGTTCCTCTCTAGTAGCTCTTTTCCTGCCTAATTTCTGAACGTCTATTCTAAATGTATATTTCCCGGATTTGTAAGTTCTTCCTGCTATTCACATGCTAATATGGCCTGGAGTTGGTACTAAAAACTTCAGAAGATTCTTTAAGAATTGGCTTTTGTTTATCTGATGTGTATCATGGCCTGTGTGGCATGTTTATGTTTCTGCTTTCTCCATTCTAAAGGTTTGCTTGATGGCATATGGTAGCTTCTGTGTAAAATTTCACTCCACTTTTGGGTGCTGCAGTCCTCACTGCACCAATGAAACAGGGAGTTTCATTCCTATTCCTTTTGACCCCAAATGTGGATATAGCTTGTTTCATGCTTAGCGATGTGTTGGTTTTCACCCTGATGAGATCTTAATTTTGCTTTCTAACAATGGCTAACAATGGATAACTGTATCTAAGACGAGTATCCTGGATAAAATTGCCTGTGGATAGCATATCACTACAAGTATGTGCCCCCTCGGTTTATTTAATTATATTGGGACTTATTttccttaaaattttattagttttgCCTGTGGTTCTTACCTTTATATTCAGGATTCCCTCAGTATTTTCAAAAGATGTGTCTTCTCCTTTTCACCTGTTCTAGTGGAGAATATAAATCTTGCATAACAAGCGCATACAAACACttaccaaaagaaaagaagaagaaataaatagTGTGGGTATTGCAGCTCGACTCTCCAAATTTTATTCATAAGTTCATGTATCTCtaaattttcattctattcGTCTTTATATTTGTTAGTATTGTCAATTTGTCATCACAGAACACACTGTCTAGTTTTTGCCTGTTGAGCAAGGATGGATAAATCGGAAAGCTTGAATTATCTGATAGGTTAGTTGATTATAAGATGTAGCAAAGAGTATGTATATCCCTGGAGCAGTAGCTGAATGAGGCACATCCATAGCATGGACCTGATTTCTGGCTGGTGCATCcttcaatttttcatgtttttttatcagTAAGAATTCAATGATTCATCTAGTTTGCTAGGGGTTTGGGTTTAAGACTTTAAGtccttcaagttgaaagagTTCCAAAATTCAATACTCCGTCTTAACTCTTATGATCTTATCATGCTAGGAGTCTTGGTCGTAGGAAAAATAGTGGATTGTTGGCTGTAGCTTGGATATTGGAATGTCCGTATTCCTCTAATAACAGTAGAATCTTCCAAAGTGCACCCTCATATTCTTAATTTCTTAGTCATCTTTCATGCCTTTCATCCATTATTTTGCACATTTGCTTTCACATCATGTGCATACACATATCACAGTTACCTGATTTGGAATGTTTTAAGACATCATGTTCTTATAACCAAAATAGTTCCTAATGATACTGTAAGGAAAATTTTGCAATAAGCATGGCCAGCATATAAATATTGTGATAACATCATGATACTGTCAAGGTAACATCAGAATGTCTAATCTTTCCTTTtcgttgtgtgtgtgtgtgtgtgtgtgtgtgtatatatatattctccaGGTTTTGTTTATTTGGAAATAATAAAACTTTCTAAAAAGTCAAATTTGtaagtaaaagtaaaaatataGAATACGTGTAGTTATTCTTTCTATTCCtgctttttctaattttaaccATTTTCCAAGAAAACCATCATGTTAAAAAACTTTGGAGCTAAACCTTCCTAGAAATTGCTGAGAACAACATTGGCGATTATGATATAATGCACATACACAAACACATGTATGTTGTGAGTGTGATTCTGTTTGTGTCTTAAAGGAGAACATACACACATATTTATATTGGTTCTGAAACAAAGATCTTTAACTCCAAAGGCCTTTTTGTCCCAGCTACAAGTCCTTTTAAATGCTTAGCCATACTTGATGTATTGATGTATttgagaaatttgaaaaaaaaaataaagcataagATGGCCAGCCGAATACCTGTTGTTGGCTACAATGGGTATGTAGCTCAGGCATATTCTGAGAAACCTTGAAACTACCTTGTTTCAATTTCTGCTGTTCCTAGGATAGCTACAAAGGGGCAGTTGATGGCACAGCATCTTTTGAAGGtgcttgtttttccttcttgtgtACAACAAGaagtttcaagaaaaataagggTCAAGACTGCTGtctgttttcaaatatttttgccTTTACAATATAGAAACTTTCCACCCAGGTTTGGTTTCAGGACATAATGGGCAAAATTTTCACCCATTGAGTACACTCTGAAATAATTTTCAGGGTTAACAAGCAGCATCCAAATCTTTCAGTGCATCCAAATTTTTGTGGTATTGGAAGGGTGCCAAGggaaaaaatcatatttttagttGTGGGTTTAGGGAGGATTGGGTTTTTACTCTTAAAGTTGTTCACATTTATGTCTGGAAGGAGACTAGGTGCAAACTAATACTAAAGCGCTGACACAGGTATGCAGGTGAATTATGGGTTGGAGGCTGGCCCATGAGTCGGGCATGGATGGATTGATTTGGTACCATAGTGGAGAACATGTGTTTGTGAAGTTGGGAAATGGGAATATTTTTGGCTGTTACTTGGAGACATAGATGGGTAGTaaaagtttcctttttctttcgaTAGACAAGCTGGAGTTGGGTGTAGTTCTACCAGATTATGCCAATAGTGGTGTGCACCTGTAGGATTCAATTTTAACCTAACGGAGCTCTTTCTTGCCATCACTTGCCTGTCTTATCATGACTTTCCACATTTAGACTGAGTTATGAGGAAGATCCCTCATTTTTCCTCTAGTCATACAGCAGTTAGCTTATGGTACAAACTACAAAGATTATTGAGGTGTTTGTAGAGAGTTGGTGGCTTATGGCAAGAAAGTTTGAGAGGTGCTTATCCATGGGAAACTATATTGACTTTCAAATGCGCTTAGCACTAATGACTTGCGAGTCATCAAATTTCAAGGACTTAGAGAGAGAACGATGGTAAGACATGCCTGAACTAATTTTACTACTTTCTGTTCTGCTCATAGCATCTCTGGTGTCAAATCCAAACCGACCATGACAAAAATTGGTTTCTGCCAGACTAGGCATCATCATCAATTAGGTAGCCTTTGCGTTAGATCACAAATATAACCATTTTATCAAGCTTACATCATCATAGGCTGGTTCTTTACTGTATGCTTGGTGCAGTTAGATGGGCAGTTTCAATCCTTATCATATAATGTGTTTAGCTGATCGAATGGGCAGGTGCATACTTGGGATTGGAATGTGTACGCGGGGTTCGAAAACAGTTTAGGTGTCAATAAAACCAGCTATTTTTATTGTGGTGGCATGTTGTATGTTGGGCATACCTTTCATCccgctctctcttcctctctctacCCTCCTTTCCCTTTCATGTGGATATAACCCATGGTTTAGCTCACTGAACATGTTTCACTAACTTATATGAAAGTtgcacttttttaaaaaatcttgtaCAAATGTTCACTCAGCAGCTCCTCTAATTCTGCAGAGGTATGTGGCCGATTTCTACATATCGGATTTCCAGTCTGGACTGAGAGCGCTGGTAAAAGCTGGTTACGGCgcaaaagtttcttcatttGTTAAACCTGTGACTGTTGTGGATATcacaaaggaaaataaagaattaTCTCCTAGTTTCCTGCGCTGGCTTGCAGATAGGAAACTTTCAGCTGATGACCGAATCATGCGGCTGGAAGAGGGGTAAAATAGCAATAATTTCCAAAGTGGCAGATCGTATTGTAATTTCTTCACTTGCTAATATTCTCCTTGTCTATGGCAGGTATATCAAAGAAGGAAGCACTGTAAGCGTAATGGGAATTGTTCGTCGTCATGACAATGTGCTAATGATTGTTCCATCTACAGAGCCAGTCTCCACAGGTTGTCGGTGGAAGAGCTGTCTTCTTCCCACCACTGTTCATGGGCTCATCCTAACATGTGATGAGAACTTGAGTACAGAAGTCATAGCCGTGTAAATATTTCTGTGTGAAGGCATGGCCGCTGCTTCATGTCCATCTCGTTGTTCAAGTAATCTGAGGTGGAAAACACATGTAGCATAGTATTGTTTATGTATAAATCTGTACCCAAAAAGCTGGATGAGCTCTGCGTAGTTTGTCACTGTAATTTCTTGCTTCCCTGTCTAATTGTAT harbors:
- the LOC116257578 gene encoding uncharacterized membrane protein At1g16860; the encoded protein is MATRIPSHQLSSGLYVSGLPDQHKERQPVIVSKAVPYTGGDVKKSGELGKMFDIHVVEQPTTPPSSSRPRSGSLARSASNSGPQQLPAPTSGSGPQSSRKSSGPLSSAGNPAASRSGSGSLTLQPTGLITSGPVSSGRRPSASSSGPADSSSAAAQPPAGKVVYGASVTNLSNSDAARVRFSISKSIVWVSVVVFMMALIVGIFMLVTVKKAVILFVIAGVATPVVVLLAWNLAWGKRGLLRFLANYPDAELRAAKDGQYVKVTGVVTCGSIPLESSYQRIPRCIYVSTGLYEYRGWGAKPANSNHRCFTWGLRHLERYVADFYISDFQSGLRALVKAGYGAKVSSFVKPVTVVDITKENKELSPSFLRWLADRKLSADDRIMRLEEGYIKEGSTVSVMGIVRRHDNVLMIVPSTEPVSTGCRWKSCLLPTTVHGLILTCDENLSTEVIAV